The following are encoded in a window of Mycolicibacterium crocinum genomic DNA:
- the eccE gene encoding type VII secretion protein EccE, whose protein sequence is MKSTFPIGLRPTWWRVNLAFLLTVALLVAGTHLWHGPVALAVPIAVAVLLDAALLITWRQETLAALVWGRLFRRHADPTVDAPVSSHRPRWTTDELAIRGDDFEALAVVAVDGPSHSPSVLDQHRVHSGVLLPVEVVARAVQQFDVKLAGIDIHSVGRRRAGEDHHHYAATYSGVIADYGAVGERSTWCVLRMRSRDNAGALAARDSVAATLAACARRLAVELGAHGCPSRLVDAAELAELDTAIAGPLARGAHAQWSGLVHPAGAATNYWVSPLDITTATLDRLWAPDTDAALTSIQLRPQAGGTVSVGMLVRYCTAGVLKEPPLRGLNPLSGQQEQALHATLLEPAVPELQLPHRALSAGEKLRAPIGATGILIGTTAKHHPMLVPLGDARPGRRASVTVAGELALLFQIARRAAATGYRVAVVSSRPEHWRAAIAPGLRVVREVPDELPDNGRAMMVVYDHIGTTGNHPTAAVTVRAVNPGTASVADVHLEQDSNSTAVIRTAEFRYRLHIDVQSERNDIAAAIRRVA, encoded by the coding sequence GTGAAATCGACCTTCCCAATCGGACTGCGGCCCACCTGGTGGCGGGTCAACCTCGCTTTCCTGCTGACGGTGGCGTTGCTGGTGGCCGGTACCCACCTCTGGCACGGGCCGGTCGCGCTCGCCGTGCCGATCGCCGTCGCGGTGCTGCTCGACGCGGCCTTGCTGATCACGTGGCGTCAGGAAACCCTGGCGGCCCTGGTGTGGGGGCGGCTGTTCCGCCGGCACGCGGATCCGACCGTCGATGCGCCGGTGTCCTCGCACCGGCCGCGCTGGACCACCGATGAACTGGCGATCCGCGGCGATGACTTCGAAGCGCTGGCGGTGGTCGCCGTGGACGGCCCCTCGCACAGTCCCTCGGTGCTCGATCAGCATCGCGTGCATTCCGGGGTTCTGCTTCCCGTCGAGGTGGTGGCACGCGCAGTGCAGCAGTTCGACGTGAAGCTGGCCGGAATCGACATTCACAGCGTCGGACGGCGCCGAGCAGGCGAGGACCACCATCACTACGCGGCTACCTACTCAGGCGTCATCGCCGACTACGGCGCGGTCGGGGAGCGCAGCACCTGGTGTGTGCTGCGGATGCGTAGCCGCGACAACGCCGGAGCCCTCGCGGCCCGCGACTCGGTGGCGGCGACGCTGGCGGCGTGTGCGCGGCGGTTGGCCGTTGAATTGGGCGCGCACGGGTGCCCGTCGCGGCTGGTGGATGCGGCCGAGCTGGCCGAGCTGGACACGGCGATCGCCGGCCCGCTGGCCCGCGGCGCCCACGCGCAGTGGTCGGGGCTCGTGCATCCCGCTGGCGCGGCGACGAACTACTGGGTGTCCCCGCTGGACATCACCACCGCGACCCTGGACCGGTTGTGGGCGCCCGATACCGACGCCGCCCTGACCAGCATTCAGTTGCGTCCCCAGGCCGGCGGAACAGTGTCGGTGGGCATGTTGGTGCGCTACTGCACGGCGGGCGTGCTCAAAGAGCCCCCGCTGCGAGGGCTCAACCCGCTGTCGGGGCAGCAGGAACAAGCACTGCACGCCACCCTGCTGGAACCGGCGGTACCGGAGTTGCAGCTCCCGCACCGGGCGTTGAGTGCCGGGGAGAAGCTGCGCGCACCGATCGGCGCTACCGGCATCCTGATCGGCACCACCGCCAAACACCATCCGATGCTGGTTCCCCTCGGGGACGCGCGCCCCGGCCGGCGTGCCTCGGTGACGGTGGCCGGGGAGCTGGCGCTGCTGTTCCAGATCGCCCGCCGCGCGGCGGCTACCGGCTACCGCGTGGCGGTCGTGTCGAGTCGCCCGGAACATTGGCGAGCTGCGATCGCCCCCGGCCTGCGGGTGGTCCGCGAGGTGCCTGACGAGCTGCCCGACAACGGGCGCGCCATGATGGTCGTCTATGACCACATCGGTACCACCGGCAACCATCCCACCGCCGCGGTCACCGTGCGCGCCGTCAACCCTGGGACGGCCAGTGTGGCCGATGTGCACCTGGAGCAGGACTCCAACAGCACCGCGGTCATCCGCACCGCCGAGTTCCGCTACCGGCTCCACATTGACGTGCAATCCGAACGCAACGACATCGCCGCCGCGATCCGGCGCGTGGCCTGA